Within Halorussus sp. MSC15.2, the genomic segment TCCCGTCCGCGAGTCCGACAGTGAGCGCGCCGAGCGCGAAACTCCCGAGGACGTTCACCGCAAGCGTACTCCGAGTCCGGGGCGAGAGCACCGACCCGACTGCGAACCGCGAGAGCGCACCGAGGACGCCGCCTACACCGACCAGCAGGGCGGTGTTCACACGGTCACCCCCTGAGTCATCCCGTCACCTCCCCGACCGCGGCGCGTCCCGACACCACGGCCGCGAATCCGAGCGCGTAGTTCGCACCGACGTTGACGACCGCCCAACTCGGCGAGAGCGTCGTCGTCTGGAGCGCGAAGGTGCTGTACGTCGTGAACGACGAGAGAAACCCGGTGGCGAGGACCAGACGAGTCTCAGAACTAATTCGGCCCGCCAACGGCGACTCGGAGAGCAGAACGCCGAGCGCGAAACTTCCCGTGACGTTGACCGCGAGCGTGCCCCACGGAAAGCCACTCGGGAGCGCCGCAGCCACGGCGTGCCGGAGGACGGCCCCAGCGAACCCGCCGACTGCGACAAGTACGAGGGGTTGAAGCCGTTTCAGTGCTGGAACGTGAACCGGCGTCCCGGACTGCTCGGCTTCGACGTCCTCAGTTCCAACGTGCTCCGTTTCCGCGCTCTCGGCCGTCGAATCATCGTTCGCCGGATTAGCGTCCGCTGTCCGCGATGCTGTCTCGCTCTCGCTCGCCGAACCTGCGTCCGTCTCCGACATTCGGTACTCGTCGGAGACCACCGCACCGACGAGCAAACGGTTTTCGGAGTGGGGTTCAGCGGTCGGTGGCGCTCGGACTCCCGCCGCCGTGTGACGTTTGGCGCTCCCTAATTCGGACCGCGTGGACGCTCTCGGTCGCGTCGTCGACGAACAGGACCTCGCCCGGAGCGCCGGGCAGACGGTCCTCGAACGAGGAGGCGAGATAGGACGGCCGGGCCGCGGCGAGTGCGTCGAGGTCCGCCCGGGAGGTGAGTCGGTGGGCCAGCAGGAGGTCGGCCTGCGAAATCGCGACCGGCGGGAGCGCACTGGGTCGCTGTGTCGCCGCGACGAGGCTGAGACCGGGTTGGCGGCCGCGCGTGATGACTGTCCGGAGCGCCGGGGCCGCCACTCCTTCGAAGAAGGCGTGGGCCTCGTCTATCAGTAACCACGGCAGTCGAGTCGGATTCTCGGTGACGCAGTGGTCGTAGAGGTCGTTAGCGACCGCTCGCACGACCGCGTTCGCCGGTTCGGAGTCGAGACCGGAGAGGTCCAGCACGGTTCCGGCACTCGTCCCGGCGTCCACTAGCGACGCGAGCAACTCGCTAGCGGTCAGACCGTCCGCGGCGAACACGCCCCACGACTCGGCGAGTGCGAGGTGATTGTCGGCCGCCCGGCGCGTCGCGCGGTCGGCCTTGGTGTCGGCGTCGGCGACGAACTCGCGCATCCCGGCGAGGGTCGAGCGGGCAGCGGCGGCCTGCCAGACTAACGCGCCCGCCGGAGCGTCGGCCGCGAGTCCGAGCAGGTCGCACCACGCCCGCGGCGCGAGCGCGTCGGCGGTCACGCGGGGGGCCGGGACCACCTCCGCTCCGAGGTCGGCCAGCGACCCGAAGATGCCCATCGGGTCTACGACGACCGGGGCGACCCCCTCGGCACGGGCGAGTTCCTCGGCGAGAACGCCGAGCGTGTAGGACTTGCCGTAGCCGCGCTTGCCGACGACGAGTCCTGCGTGGGGACCGTCGAGGTCGATGCGGACTCGCGCGCCGGAACTTCCGTCGCGGGCGCGGTACGCGCCGAGGTGGCCCGAGGCGGCGTCCGGGCGGTCTTCGCCCGAGTCACGGCGGCCGAGGACGTGAGGCATAGTCCGGGTTCGGCCCCCTCTCGTACTTGAACCTTCGCGAGGTCGGTCCCGTACCGCGAGGTGCGTCCATCGCTCCGGAGGACGCCCGAGGGTTTAAATCCGAGAGGGGGACGAACCCGGACCATGCCCACCAGACTCGGCTACCTCGGCCGCGCCGACTGTCCGCGTTCCGACCTCCTCGACCGATTCGGCGACGACGAGCGCGCCATCGAGGGCCTGCCCATCCGACTCGTCATCGCGCTCGTGGTCGGGGTCGCCAGTCTCGGCGTGATGATGAACATGCTCTCGGGACTGAGCGGTCTGACAGTCACGGAACTCGACGCCAAACCCTCCCCGGACGTGGTCGGTCCCGGAGAGCAAGAGATAGATGTCGCGGTGGTAGACCCCGACGGCAAGCCCGTCAGTAACGCGACAGTCGTCGTCACGGGCGGAACTGCGACCCTCGACGGCGTGGTGACTGGGACCACCGGCGAGGACGGGGAGGTCAGTCTCACGCTCGACCCCGGACTCGCGCCGAATCAGCAGGAGGGCACGCTGGAGGTGAGTATCAAACCGCCCGCCGGGAGCGAGTACGCCGACGAACGCGAGAATACGGCGATACTGGTCATCGAGGGCTGACGGTGATTATCGAGAGTGACGGGCCGCGATGCGGCGCACCGCTCAGTCCGACAGACTCCCGTCGCCGTCCCAATCTATCCAGTCCTGCTCCCACCCGGTCCGGCGCTCGCGGGCGCGCTCGGCGCGCTCGCGGTCTTCGCGGACGGTCCGATTGCGCTCGATGGACCCGGCCTCTTCGCCCTCCACGAGGAGCGGCGTGAACGCGACGGTGCCGAGCGGGCGGCCCTCCCGGTCGCCCACCTCGCCTCCCTCTATCACGGTCAACGACTGGTTGCCCACGCCGACGGGAATGACCAGTCGCCCGTCCGAGGCGAGTTGTTGTACGAGGGGGCGCGGCGGGTCGGCCGCCGCCGCCTCCACGAGGATACGGTCGAACTGGGCGTACTCCGGCAGGCCGTCCGCTCCGTCGCGGCAGTCCACGAAGACGCCCTCGTAACCTGCTGACGCGAGGTTGCTCCGGGCGTCCAACACAAGTTTCCGGGTTATGTCCACCGCGTGGACGTTGCATTCGCCCACGATTTCCGCGAGGACCGCGGCGGTGTACCCCACGCCAGCACCGACGACGAGGACCGAGTCGCCGGATTCGGCGTCGAGGGCTTCTAACAGGCGGGCCGCGGTACTCGGTGCGAGAACGCGCGTCCCCAGATGTTCGAAGGAACGGTCGGCGTAGGCCAGTCGGTCGTCCGCGACGAACTCGTGGCGGGGAACTGCTCGCATCGCGGCGCTGACGCTCTCGCTGGAGACGACCCCTTTCGAGGGGTGTTCGAGGCTATCGACCATGTCGTCGCGCAACACCGCGAGTTCCATACGCCCCCGTGGCGTCGAAACGACTTCAATTGCCCGGCCGCCGTCCGGCGATAACCTGTAATCGGGTGCCCGGTAGGTCCCGGACTTCGGGGTCGGCGAACCCGGCCTCGCGCAACCACTCGGTGAACTGGGTCTCGGTGTAGGTGTCGCCCCCGTCGGTCTGGGCGAGCATGTGTGCGCCGAACAGCGCCGCGTCTTCGGCCCGACCCCGAACCGTGTCCGTCAGCACGACCGCACCGCCGGGTTCGAGCGCGTCGAAGGCGTTCGCGAGGAACTGGCGGTTCTCGTCGGGACTCAGACCGTGGGCCACGCGCGAACAGAAGACGAGGTCGAAGGGACCGTCGGGAAGTCGGTCGGTGATGTCGCCTTCGACCAATTCGATTGGTTCGTGTTCGAGGAACCGGCGGTCGATATCGACGACTTCGGGGCGGTCCGTCAGCGTCACGTCGAAGCCGCGTCGAACGAACTCCTTGGCGAAGACGCCCGGTCCGCCCCCGGCGTCCA encodes:
- a CDS encoding ATP-binding protein gives rise to the protein MPHVLGRRDSGEDRPDAASGHLGAYRARDGSSGARVRIDLDGPHAGLVVGKRGYGKSYTLGVLAEELARAEGVAPVVVDPMGIFGSLADLGAEVVPAPRVTADALAPRAWCDLLGLAADAPAGALVWQAAAARSTLAGMREFVADADTKADRATRRAADNHLALAESWGVFAADGLTASELLASLVDAGTSAGTVLDLSGLDSEPANAVVRAVANDLYDHCVTENPTRLPWLLIDEAHAFFEGVAAPALRTVITRGRQPGLSLVAATQRPSALPPVAISQADLLLAHRLTSRADLDALAAARPSYLASSFEDRLPGAPGEVLFVDDATESVHAVRIRERQTSHGGGSPSATDR
- a CDS encoding CrcB family protein yields the protein MSETDAGSASESETASRTADANPANDDSTAESAETEHVGTEDVEAEQSGTPVHVPALKRLQPLVLVAVGGFAGAVLRHAVAAALPSGFPWGTLAVNVTGSFALGVLLSESPLAGRISSETRLVLATGFLSSFTTYSTFALQTTTLSPSWAVVNVGANYALGFAAVVSGRAAVGEVTG
- a CDS encoding bifunctional 2-polyprenyl-6-hydroxyphenol methylase/3-demethylubiquinol 3-O-methyltransferase UbiG, with product MDYREALLLWSARETGVLDAVTTDAGTPAEVAAETGVTERAARIVLDAMVELGYLDVVEGTASAEGDEHGEGQYEITNRALGFVAKADVRSIGSVPHTLDCVDRWIRLPETMRTGDPPDAESVSEDWTANFAGAMASVDDATVRASVTAAVHRNPDAERVLDAGGGPGVFAKEFVRRGFDVTLTDRPEVVDIDRRFLEHEPIELVEGDITDRLPDGPFDLVFCSRVAHGLSPDENRQFLANAFDALEPGGAVVLTDTVRGRAEDAALFGAHMLAQTDGGDTYTETQFTEWLREAGFADPEVRDLPGTRLQVIAGRRPGN
- a CDS encoding protein-L-isoaspartate O-methyltransferase, with the translated sequence MELAVLRDDMVDSLEHPSKGVVSSESVSAAMRAVPRHEFVADDRLAYADRSFEHLGTRVLAPSTAARLLEALDAESGDSVLVVGAGVGYTAAVLAEIVGECNVHAVDITRKLVLDARSNLASAGYEGVFVDCRDGADGLPEYAQFDRILVEAAAADPPRPLVQQLASDGRLVIPVGVGNQSLTVIEGGEVGDREGRPLGTVAFTPLLVEGEEAGSIERNRTVREDRERAERARERRTGWEQDWIDWDGDGSLSD
- a CDS encoding carboxypeptidase regulatory-like domain-containing protein; the encoded protein is MPTRLGYLGRADCPRSDLLDRFGDDERAIEGLPIRLVIALVVGVASLGVMMNMLSGLSGLTVTELDAKPSPDVVGPGEQEIDVAVVDPDGKPVSNATVVVTGGTATLDGVVTGTTGEDGEVSLTLDPGLAPNQQEGTLEVSIKPPAGSEYADERENTAILVIEG